Proteins found in one Bacteroidota bacterium genomic segment:
- a CDS encoding M24 family metallopeptidase, with protein sequence MPAPQESVTPAAAEKIRAIQSALREQKIDGWLFYDFWKRNEFAQRILGIPAHILTTRRFFYLIPANGEPKKLVHSIERWNLDHLPGEKVIFLSWQSLEEGLKKILSGLKTVAMEYSPGNAIPYISKVDAGTVEMVRKTGVEVVSSMNLTQYFESRWSEEAYYDTLDTAASMHSIALKAFMFIADTVKRGERLTEYDVQQFMLGRFRESGLVSTEAPNCSVNANSGNPHYEPTRELHSEIREGDFVLLDLWAKKNKPGATYNDICWVGYLGRTVPEKYASIFKIVKEARDAAVDFLKRSFAEGKQVRGCDVDDVARGVIVRAGHGDRFIHRTGHSITEDLHGSGANLDNLETRDERVIIPGTAFSVEPGIYFLDEFGIRSEINVYISNGREVIVPGEPRQQEVLALLK encoded by the coding sequence ATGCCTGCTCCGCAAGAAAGCGTCACACCTGCCGCGGCAGAAAAGATCCGCGCCATCCAATCAGCTCTCCGCGAGCAGAAGATCGACGGCTGGCTGTTTTATGATTTCTGGAAACGGAACGAGTTCGCCCAGCGGATTCTCGGGATTCCGGCGCACATCCTGACGACCCGGAGGTTCTTCTACCTGATTCCGGCAAACGGCGAACCGAAGAAGCTCGTCCACAGCATCGAGCGCTGGAACCTGGACCACCTGCCGGGGGAGAAGGTGATTTTCCTGAGCTGGCAATCCCTGGAGGAAGGCCTGAAGAAGATTCTTTCGGGCCTGAAAACGGTGGCGATGGAGTACTCTCCCGGAAACGCGATTCCCTACATCTCGAAAGTCGACGCCGGCACCGTCGAAATGGTCAGGAAAACGGGTGTGGAAGTGGTGTCATCGATGAATCTCACCCAGTACTTCGAATCGAGGTGGTCTGAAGAGGCCTATTACGACACGCTCGACACGGCGGCGTCGATGCACTCGATCGCGTTGAAAGCGTTCATGTTCATCGCGGATACGGTCAAGAGGGGGGAACGCCTGACGGAGTACGACGTCCAGCAGTTCATGCTCGGACGGTTCCGCGAGAGCGGCCTCGTCAGCACGGAGGCCCCGAACTGTTCCGTGAACGCGAACAGCGGAAATCCCCATTACGAGCCGACCCGCGAACTCCACTCCGAGATCCGCGAGGGGGATTTCGTCCTCCTCGACCTGTGGGCCAAGAAGAACAAGCCGGGCGCCACCTACAACGACATCTGCTGGGTCGGATACCTTGGGCGTACCGTGCCCGAGAAGTATGCTTCGATTTTCAAGATCGTGAAGGAGGCCCGGGACGCGGCGGTGGACTTTTTGAAGCGGTCGTTCGCCGAGGGGAAGCAGGTGAGGGGGTGCGACGTCGACGACGTGGCGCGGGGGGTCATCGTCCGGGCCGGACACGGCGACCGGTTCATTCACCGGACCGGACACTCGATCACGGAGGACCTGCACGGGAGCGGAGCGAACCTGGACAACCTTGAAACGAGGGACGAGAGGGTCATTATTCCCGGAACCGCCTTCTCCGTCGAGCCCGGAATCTATTTCCTGGACGAGTTCGGCATCCGGAGCGAGATCAATGTCTATATTTCAAACGGGCGCGAAGTGATCGTGCCGGGGGAGCCGCGCCAGCAGGAGGTCCTGGCCCTCCTCAAGTAG
- the tal gene encoding transaldolase: MNALQQLDRLGQSIWFDNISRSIITGGTLSKLVGEGLQGVTSNPTIFDKAISGGHDYDDQIRELVEKNPGIGPVEIEQELMIRDIQMAADVLKPVFARTGGRDGYVSVEVNPHSAHSTGATIEEVRFFWTRIARANLMVKIPATKEGLPAIEQATSEGININVTLIFSEGRYREVAEAYLKGLERRVAGGGSIANVVSVASVFVSRVDTLVDDLLAKKIAAPGNANDVAGLRALLGKTAVANSKFVYQAFKEIFRGGAFETLRRNGARVQRPLWGSTGTKNPAYGDLKYVEDLVGPDTVNTVPPKTYEAILDHLKPALTIEQGLDDAAASLRGLSAAGIDLGWVMQRLEDEGVAAFEKSFDDLSRTLLEKQGELMHA; the protein is encoded by the coding sequence ATGAACGCACTTCAGCAGCTCGACCGGCTCGGGCAGAGCATCTGGTTCGACAACATCAGCCGCAGCATCATCACCGGAGGAACGCTCTCGAAACTTGTCGGGGAGGGGCTGCAGGGAGTCACCTCGAATCCCACGATCTTCGACAAGGCGATCTCCGGCGGGCACGACTACGACGATCAAATCCGTGAGCTCGTCGAAAAAAATCCGGGAATCGGGCCGGTGGAAATCGAGCAGGAATTGATGATCAGGGATATCCAGATGGCGGCGGACGTGCTGAAGCCCGTCTTCGCGCGGACCGGGGGCCGGGACGGTTACGTCAGCGTGGAGGTCAACCCCCACTCCGCGCACTCCACGGGTGCGACCATCGAGGAGGTCCGCTTCTTCTGGACCAGGATCGCGCGCGCCAACCTGATGGTGAAAATCCCCGCGACGAAGGAAGGGCTGCCGGCGATCGAGCAGGCGACTTCCGAGGGGATCAACATCAACGTCACGCTGATTTTCTCGGAGGGGCGGTACCGTGAAGTGGCGGAGGCCTATCTCAAGGGCCTGGAGCGGCGGGTCGCAGGGGGCGGGAGCATCGCGAACGTCGTCTCCGTCGCCAGCGTGTTCGTCAGCCGCGTCGACACGCTCGTGGACGACCTGCTCGCGAAGAAGATCGCGGCGCCGGGGAACGCGAACGATGTCGCCGGGTTGCGCGCTCTGCTCGGCAAGACCGCCGTCGCCAACTCGAAGTTTGTCTATCAGGCGTTCAAGGAGATATTCCGGGGCGGGGCTTTCGAGACGCTCAGGCGCAACGGCGCCCGCGTTCAACGGCCCCTCTGGGGAAGCACCGGGACGAAGAACCCGGCCTACGGGGACCTGAAGTACGTGGAGGATCTCGTCGGTCCGGATACCGTCAACACCGTTCCCCCGAAGACCTACGAAGCGATCCTCGACCATTTGAAACCCGCCCTGACGATCGAGCAGGGGCTCGACGACGCGGCGGCTTCGTTGCGGGGTCTCTCCGCGGCGGGAATCGACCTCGGATGGGTGATGCAGAGGCTCGAAGATGAGGGCGTCGCGGCGTTCGAGAAATCGTTCGACGATCTTTCCCGGACGCTTCTGGAAAAGCAGGGCGAGCTGATGCACGCCTGA
- a CDS encoding ABC transporter permease, which translates to MFKALKPIIVKEFRQVRRDPTSLGMLLVLPAALIILVGYALNFDVKHIPLAIYDQDKSSGSRAYLEMFKHTEYFDDLYDVSGYPEIEEHFLHGRAKIAIVVPPRFSSDLLAGRDARVQILVDGADANTSGQAVANATRMTLDYSTRLVAAAFSRTGKQQYLPIDFQPRIWYNPDLRTTEFLLPGLIGFILVLTAVVSTSMTVVREKERGTMEQIMVSPLTPMQVILGKTVPYLLMSMAGAAAILVFGYVLFGVQVKGDLLLLFAAIFTIVLGALGQGLLISTITDSQQVAFMLSVFSSLLPSFLLSGFVFPVSNMPVVLQVLSNLAVNKFFLVAVRGIMLKGAGFGSLWEQFACMGAFAAVMIGLAVTRMHKRVS; encoded by the coding sequence ATGTTCAAAGCTCTTAAACCGATCATCGTCAAGGAGTTTCGCCAGGTCAGGCGCGATCCGACTTCTCTCGGGATGCTGCTCGTCCTCCCGGCGGCGCTCATCATCCTCGTCGGCTACGCCCTCAACTTCGACGTGAAGCACATTCCGCTTGCGATCTACGATCAGGACAAGAGCTCCGGGAGCCGGGCGTATCTCGAGATGTTCAAGCATACCGAGTACTTCGACGATCTCTACGACGTTTCGGGATATCCCGAGATCGAGGAGCACTTCCTGCACGGAAGGGCGAAGATCGCGATCGTGGTGCCGCCCCGGTTCTCAAGCGACCTCCTCGCCGGCCGGGACGCCAGGGTCCAGATCCTTGTCGACGGCGCCGACGCGAATACCTCGGGCCAGGCGGTCGCGAACGCGACGAGGATGACGCTCGATTACTCCACCCGCCTCGTCGCCGCCGCCTTCAGCCGGACCGGGAAGCAGCAGTACCTCCCGATCGATTTTCAGCCCCGGATCTGGTACAACCCTGACCTCCGGACGACGGAGTTTCTCCTCCCGGGACTGATCGGCTTCATTCTCGTGCTGACCGCCGTCGTTTCCACCTCGATGACGGTCGTGCGGGAAAAGGAGCGGGGCACGATGGAGCAGATCATGGTCTCGCCGCTCACGCCGATGCAGGTCATTCTCGGGAAGACCGTTCCCTACCTTCTGATGAGTATGGCGGGAGCCGCGGCGATCCTCGTCTTCGGTTATGTGCTGTTCGGCGTCCAGGTGAAGGGGGATCTGCTTCTCCTCTTCGCGGCGATCTTCACGATCGTCCTGGGGGCGCTCGGCCAGGGGCTCCTGATTTCGACGATCACGGATTCGCAACAGGTCGCGTTCATGCTCTCCGTCTTCAGCTCGCTGCTCCCCTCGTTCCTCCTCTCGGGGTTCGTGTTTCCGGTCTCCAACATGCCCGTCGTCCTCCAGGTGCTCTCCAACCTTGCGGTGAACAAGTTCTTCCTGGTCGCCGTTCGCGGCATCATGCTGAAGGGCGCGGGCTTCGGGTCGCTCTGGGAGCAGTTCGCGTGCATGGGGGCGTTTGCGGCGGTGATGATCGGGCTCGCGGTCACGAGAATGCACAAGAGGGTCTCATGA
- a CDS encoding ABC transporter ATP-binding protein, with the protein MKRPPETPNRSGGADAIGPAIEVEHLTKKFGDFAAVDDVSFTVKRGEIFGFLGANGAGKSTTIRMLCGLLQPSSGTARVGGYDINTQTELVKLSIGYMSQRFSLYDDLTVEQNIRFYGGVYGLRNDRLNDRMEWVLRMAELRGREKSLTRTLSGGWKQRLALGCAILHEPEIVFLDEPTGGVDPVSRRNFWELINELSSHGTTVLVTTHFLDEAEYCNDILLINAGKLIAGGSPVELKTERITRPILEVSPAGNTVDALETIREKPWAIETSVFGTSLHVMVDDEIEGARLIEQALSGKGIGIQHIERIVPSLEDVFLFLLDQDVATRRDPG; encoded by the coding sequence ATGAAGCGACCACCGGAGACCCCGAACCGGTCCGGGGGAGCAGACGCGATCGGGCCGGCAATCGAAGTAGAGCATCTCACCAAGAAATTCGGCGACTTCGCCGCCGTCGATGACGTGAGTTTCACCGTGAAGCGCGGTGAAATTTTCGGCTTCCTCGGGGCGAACGGGGCGGGGAAGTCGACCACGATCAGGATGCTTTGCGGGCTTCTTCAACCGAGCTCCGGAACGGCGCGCGTGGGGGGCTATGACATCAACACGCAGACCGAGCTGGTGAAGCTTTCCATCGGCTACATGTCCCAGAGGTTTTCCCTGTACGACGACCTGACCGTCGAACAGAACATCAGGTTCTACGGGGGCGTCTACGGGCTGCGCAACGACCGCCTCAACGACCGGATGGAGTGGGTGCTCAGGATGGCGGAACTTCGCGGCCGGGAAAAAAGCCTCACCAGGACCCTTTCCGGCGGGTGGAAGCAGCGGCTCGCGCTCGGGTGCGCGATCCTGCACGAGCCCGAGATCGTCTTCCTGGACGAACCGACCGGGGGAGTCGACCCGGTGTCGCGCAGAAATTTCTGGGAATTGATCAACGAGCTCTCCTCGCACGGGACCACGGTGCTTGTGACGACGCATTTTCTCGACGAGGCGGAATACTGCAACGACATCCTGCTCATCAACGCGGGAAAGCTCATTGCCGGCGGAAGCCCGGTCGAATTGAAGACGGAACGCATCACCCGGCCCATCCTCGAGGTGTCTCCGGCGGGGAATACGGTCGATGCCCTGGAAACCATCAGGGAGAAGCCCTGGGCGATCGAGACCTCGGTCTTCGGCACCTCTCTTCACGTGATGGTGGACGACGAGATAGAGGGGGCCCGGCTGATCGAGCAGGCGCTCTCCGGCAAGGGAATCGGCATTCAACATATCGAGCGTATCGTTCCTTCCCTGGAGGACGTCTTTTTGTTCCTGCTGGATCAGGACGTGGCTACTCGCCGCGACCCGGGATAG
- the rsmI gene encoding 16S rRNA (cytidine(1402)-2'-O)-methyltransferase has translation MNPPVQKGTLYIVSTPIGNLEDISIRAVRTLSEVDLIAAEDTRTTRILLDHYGIRKPLISYYSYNEARRAPELLSKLRSGSSIALVSDAGTPGISDPAFRVVSSALEAGIPVKTVPGASALLPALIVSGLPSPRFAFEGFLPVKKGRKTRLGLLREEEGTIILYESPHRLLKTLRELRETLGEREISVARELTKKFEEVVRGSAGEVLEHFLHHTVRGEFVIVVAGAPAKPGPGRNPAP, from the coding sequence ATGAACCCGCCGGTTCAGAAGGGCACCCTCTACATCGTCAGCACCCCGATCGGGAACCTCGAGGATATCTCGATCCGTGCGGTGCGCACCCTCTCGGAAGTGGACCTGATCGCTGCGGAAGACACGCGCACCACGAGAATCCTCCTCGACCATTACGGAATCCGAAAACCTCTCATCAGTTACTACAGTTATAACGAAGCCCGCCGCGCTCCGGAGCTTCTTTCCAAACTCCGGTCCGGGTCGTCGATCGCGCTCGTCTCCGATGCGGGCACGCCCGGGATCTCCGATCCCGCCTTCAGAGTAGTCTCCTCCGCGCTCGAGGCCGGGATCCCGGTGAAAACCGTGCCGGGGGCGTCTGCCCTGCTGCCCGCTCTCATCGTCAGCGGGCTTCCGTCTCCGCGGTTCGCCTTCGAGGGTTTTCTTCCGGTGAAAAAAGGGAGAAAGACCAGGCTCGGACTCCTCCGCGAAGAGGAGGGCACGATCATCCTCTACGAATCCCCCCACCGGCTTTTGAAAACGCTCCGGGAACTCCGGGAGACGCTGGGGGAGCGCGAAATCTCGGTCGCCCGCGAGCTGACCAAGAAATTCGAGGAGGTCGTCCGGGGCAGCGCCGGCGAGGTCCTGGAACACTTCCTCCATCATACGGTCCGCGGCGAGTTCGTGATCGTCGTTGCCGGAGCCCCAGCGAAACCCGGTCCCGGGAGGAATCCCGCCCCCTGA
- the groES gene encoding co-chaperone GroES has translation MNIKPLGDRVVVKPAPAEEKTKGGIILPDTAKEKPVVGEIIAIGPGRRADDGKVVPVDLKVGDKVLYGKYSGTEVTLNDKEYLIMREADIFGIV, from the coding sequence ATGAACATCAAGCCATTAGGAGATCGCGTCGTTGTCAAACCCGCCCCTGCGGAAGAGAAGACAAAGGGCGGCATCATTCTTCCCGATACGGCAAAGGAAAAGCCTGTCGTGGGCGAAATCATCGCGATCGGGCCGGGCAGGCGGGCGGATGACGGAAAAGTCGTTCCTGTCGACCTGAAAGTCGGAGACAAGGTTCTGTACGGCAAGTATTCCGGCACCGAAGTCACCCTCAACGACAAGGAATACCTGATCATGAGGGAAGCCGACATTTTCGGCATCGTGTAA
- a CDS encoding ABC transporter ATP-binding protein produces the protein MELAVETAGLSKSFGEYKAVDRLTLEVRAGEMFGLVGPDGSGKTTTIRMLCGILAPGSGTATVLGHDIVREADLLKREIGYLSQRFSLYGDLTVDENIQFFAEINGVYDFRRQREELLEFTRLEPFRKRLADKLSGGMKQKLALACTLVHTPKLLLLDEPTTGVDPVSRRDFWRILQSLLSSGITILMSTPYLDEAERCSRVALMNGGTILKSDTPAAIKESMQGFVVEIVCDRVREAFALLKRRSGVREVQAFGDRLNVIVDLAERDIPPVESLLRAGGIRIASSRVITPSLENVFISLMTHTPASGAPP, from the coding sequence ATGGAGCTTGCGGTCGAAACAGCCGGCCTGTCGAAGTCCTTCGGCGAGTACAAAGCGGTCGACCGTCTCACCCTGGAGGTCCGGGCCGGCGAGATGTTTGGTCTTGTCGGGCCCGACGGTTCCGGAAAGACCACCACGATCCGCATGCTCTGCGGCATCCTCGCGCCGGGTTCCGGGACCGCCACGGTTCTCGGCCATGACATCGTGCGCGAGGCCGACCTCCTGAAGAGGGAGATCGGCTACCTCTCCCAGCGCTTTTCGCTCTACGGCGATCTTACCGTGGATGAAAACATACAGTTCTTCGCGGAGATCAACGGCGTTTACGATTTCCGGAGGCAGCGCGAGGAACTGCTCGAGTTCACGCGCCTCGAGCCGTTCCGGAAGCGGCTCGCGGATAAACTCTCCGGCGGCATGAAGCAAAAGCTCGCGCTCGCCTGCACGCTCGTCCATACCCCGAAACTCCTCCTCCTGGACGAGCCCACCACCGGAGTCGACCCCGTCTCCCGGCGGGATTTCTGGAGAATCCTGCAGAGCCTGCTCTCGAGCGGCATCACGATTCTCATGAGCACCCCGTACCTCGACGAGGCGGAGCGTTGTTCGCGCGTCGCACTGATGAACGGCGGGACGATTTTGAAAAGCGACACCCCTGCCGCGATCAAGGAATCGATGCAGGGCTTCGTGGTGGAGATCGTCTGCGACCGGGTGAGGGAGGCGTTCGCCCTGCTGAAACGGCGCTCCGGCGTCAGGGAGGTCCAGGCGTTCGGAGACCGGTTGAACGTGATCGTCGACCTGGCGGAGCGCGATATCCCTCCGGTCGAATCGCTCCTCCGCGCCGGAGGAATCCGGATCGCGAGTTCGAGGGTGATCACGCCCTCCCTCGAGAACGTCTTCATCTCTCTCATGACGCACACGCCCGCGTCCGGGGCGCCCCCATGA
- a CDS encoding NAD+ synthase, whose product MDTSGIGAPDLKLPPRIVREMLVQFIRDEVRNAGFSRGIVGLSGGVDSALVTLLAAEALGKDNVTALLLPYRTSSPASAADAARVALQAGVRTETVDITPMVEPFFHSGNGMDNVRKGNVMARQRMIVLYDRSARESALVIGTSNKSEILLGYGTQFGDTACALNPIGDLYKTQVWQLAEEAGVPADIIGKKPTADLWEGQTDETELGFSYKLADRLLYCMVDERRTDPELIELGFEKNFILKVRELVRRNQFKRRPPVIAKISHRTVNVDFRYSRDWGT is encoded by the coding sequence ATGGACACATCGGGTATCGGCGCTCCGGATTTGAAGCTTCCTCCCCGAATCGTGCGGGAAATGCTGGTTCAGTTCATCCGCGACGAGGTCCGGAATGCGGGGTTTTCAAGGGGAATTGTGGGCCTCTCGGGAGGGGTCGATTCGGCTCTTGTCACGCTCCTTGCGGCGGAGGCGCTGGGGAAAGATAACGTGACGGCGCTTCTCCTTCCCTACAGGACAAGCAGTCCGGCGAGCGCGGCGGACGCCGCAAGGGTGGCCCTGCAGGCGGGCGTCCGGACTGAAACCGTCGATATCACCCCCATGGTCGAGCCCTTCTTTCACTCGGGCAACGGGATGGACAACGTGCGAAAAGGAAACGTAATGGCGCGCCAACGGATGATCGTCCTCTACGACCGCTCCGCCCGGGAATCCGCTCTCGTCATCGGAACCAGCAACAAGTCCGAAATCCTGCTCGGCTACGGCACCCAGTTCGGTGACACCGCCTGCGCGCTGAATCCGATCGGCGATCTGTACAAGACCCAGGTATGGCAGCTCGCCGAAGAGGCGGGGGTTCCGGCGGATATCATCGGGAAGAAGCCCACCGCCGACCTCTGGGAAGGCCAGACCGACGAAACCGAGCTCGGGTTTTCGTACAAGCTGGCCGACCGCCTCCTCTACTGCATGGTGGACGAACGGCGGACCGACCCCGAATTGATCGAGCTCGGGTTCGAGAAGAACTTCATTCTAAAGGTCCGGGAGCTCGTCCGCAGGAACCAGTTCAAGCGGAGGCCCCCGGTCATCGCAAAAATCTCCCACCGCACCGTCAACGTCGATTTCCGCTATTCCCGCGATTGGGGGACCTGA
- the groL gene encoding chaperonin GroEL (60 kDa chaperone family; promotes refolding of misfolded polypeptides especially under stressful conditions; forms two stacked rings of heptamers to form a barrel-shaped 14mer; ends can be capped by GroES; misfolded proteins enter the barrel where they are refolded when GroES binds), whose protein sequence is MSAKIITYSSDARAALKRGVDKLADAVKATLGPKGRNVVIDKKFGAPTITKDGVTVAKEIELEDAIENMGAQMVREVASKTSDVAGDGTTTATVLAQAIVREGMKNVTAGANPMDLKRGIDLAVQKVVEELKKISKTVGDDKEKIAQVGAISANNDRTIGELIANAMEKVGKDGVITVEEAKGTETNVEWVEGMQFDRGYLSPYFVTDADTMEASLEDPYILIHDKKISAMKDLLPILEKIAQAGRSILIIAEDIEGEALATIVVNKLRGTLRVVAVKAPGFGDRRKAMLEDIAILTGGTVISEEKGFKLENTQLSSMGTSKKITVDKDNTTIVEGAGKKDDIKKRINEIKAQVDKTTSDYDKEKLQERLAKLSGGVAVLKVGASTEVEMKEKKARVEDALHATRAAVEEGIVPGGGVAYLRIQDKLLTLKGDNEDQKIGIEIIRKALEEPIRIIVTNAGLEGAVIMNKVKEGKDDYGFNAQTEKYENLIATGVIDPTKVSRIALENAASVAALLLTTEATIVEKPEKEKAPMMPPHGGGGMGDMY, encoded by the coding sequence ATGAGTGCGAAGATCATTACATACAGTTCCGATGCCCGGGCTGCGTTAAAACGGGGTGTCGATAAGCTCGCCGATGCGGTGAAGGCGACGCTCGGCCCGAAGGGCCGCAATGTCGTTATCGACAAGAAATTCGGAGCCCCGACGATTACGAAGGACGGCGTCACGGTCGCGAAGGAAATCGAGCTCGAGGATGCGATCGAAAACATGGGCGCCCAGATGGTCAGAGAAGTCGCAAGCAAGACCTCCGACGTCGCGGGAGACGGGACCACCACCGCGACGGTGCTGGCCCAGGCGATTGTCCGCGAGGGAATGAAGAACGTCACGGCCGGCGCGAATCCGATGGACCTGAAGCGCGGAATCGATCTGGCGGTCCAGAAGGTCGTCGAAGAGCTGAAGAAGATCAGCAAGACGGTGGGCGATGACAAGGAGAAGATCGCGCAGGTCGGCGCCATCTCCGCGAACAACGACCGTACGATCGGCGAACTCATCGCAAACGCGATGGAGAAGGTCGGCAAGGACGGCGTGATCACCGTTGAAGAGGCCAAGGGCACCGAAACGAACGTCGAGTGGGTCGAGGGAATGCAGTTCGACCGCGGTTATCTTTCGCCCTACTTCGTCACGGACGCCGACACGATGGAGGCGTCGCTCGAAGACCCCTACATCCTGATCCACGACAAGAAGATCAGCGCCATGAAGGACCTGCTGCCGATTCTTGAAAAGATCGCCCAGGCGGGCCGCTCGATCCTGATCATCGCCGAGGACATCGAGGGCGAGGCGCTTGCGACGATCGTCGTCAACAAGCTCCGCGGAACCCTCCGGGTCGTGGCTGTGAAAGCGCCGGGATTCGGCGACCGCCGGAAAGCGATGCTGGAAGATATCGCGATCCTCACGGGCGGCACGGTGATCTCGGAAGAAAAGGGATTCAAGCTCGAAAACACGCAGCTCTCTTCCATGGGCACCTCAAAGAAGATCACGGTCGATAAGGACAACACGACCATCGTCGAGGGCGCCGGGAAGAAAGACGACATCAAGAAGCGCATCAACGAGATCAAGGCGCAAGTCGACAAGACGACCTCCGACTACGACAAGGAAAAACTGCAGGAGCGGCTCGCGAAGCTCTCCGGCGGCGTGGCGGTCCTGAAGGTGGGCGCCTCGACCGAAGTGGAGATGAAGGAGAAGAAGGCGCGCGTTGAAGACGCGCTCCATGCGACCCGCGCAGCCGTCGAGGAAGGAATCGTTCCGGGCGGCGGTGTCGCGTACCTCCGGATTCAGGACAAGCTGCTCACGCTGAAGGGCGACAACGAGGACCAGAAGATCGGTATCGAGATCATCCGGAAAGCCCTCGAGGAGCCGATCCGGATCATCGTGACGAACGCCGGCCTCGAAGGGGCGGTCATCATGAACAAGGTCAAGGAGGGCAAGGACGACTACGGATTCAATGCCCAGACCGAGAAGTACGAAAACCTGATCGCGACCGGTGTGATCGATCCGACGAAGGTCTCCCGCATCGCGCTCGAGAATGCCGCGAGCGTCGCGGCGCTGCTTCTGACCACCGAAGCGACGATCGTCGAGAAGCCCGAGAAGGAAAAGGCTCCGATGATGCCTCCTCACGGCGGCGGCGGAATGGGAGACATGTACTAA
- a CDS encoding efflux RND transporter periplasmic adaptor subunit, producing MKQMIPILFSLVLAGCSGNGGTEISSSGTIEGTDVNIGTEVAGRVREVRVEEGSRVSAGDTLVVLDDTEYRIQLRQAAANLASFEAAYRLAEAGSRKEDIVQSEEAFKVAEADFKRMKTLLDSQSVTRKQYDESYARYTAAQQTYEKLRHGSRPEEIEGAREKRDLAAAQADLWKKRIRDCSVVAPAGGTVSLRSVEPGELVTVGMNVLRITYLDKVKLTIYVNEQDLGRVRLGQKAAVKTDSDPRKSFEGSVVFISPTAEFTPKNVQTKEERTKLVFGVKIEIPNPDGELKPGLPADATLRETGAK from the coding sequence ATGAAACAGATGATCCCCATCCTTTTCTCACTCGTCCTGGCAGGTTGTTCCGGGAACGGCGGCACGGAGATCTCCTCCTCCGGGACGATCGAGGGGACCGACGTCAACATCGGAACGGAGGTCGCCGGGAGGGTCAGAGAGGTGCGGGTCGAAGAAGGCTCGCGCGTGTCCGCCGGCGATACGCTTGTCGTCCTCGACGATACCGAATACCGGATCCAGCTCCGCCAGGCCGCTGCAAACCTGGCCTCCTTCGAGGCAGCCTACCGGCTTGCCGAAGCAGGTTCGCGGAAGGAGGATATCGTTCAGTCGGAGGAGGCGTTTAAAGTCGCCGAGGCGGACTTTAAACGGATGAAGACGCTTCTCGACTCCCAGTCGGTCACCCGGAAGCAGTACGACGAGTCCTACGCGCGCTACACCGCGGCCCAGCAGACGTACGAGAAGCTCCGGCACGGGTCACGCCCCGAGGAGATCGAAGGGGCGCGCGAGAAACGCGATCTGGCCGCGGCGCAGGCGGACCTCTGGAAGAAACGGATCCGGGATTGCTCCGTCGTGGCCCCGGCGGGGGGGACCGTCTCGCTCCGGTCCGTCGAGCCGGGAGAGCTCGTGACCGTCGGCATGAATGTCCTTCGCATCACCTATCTCGACAAGGTGAAGCTCACCATCTACGTCAACGAGCAGGACCTTGGCAGGGTCCGGCTCGGACAGAAAGCCGCCGTGAAGACCGACTCCGACCCCCGGAAATCGTTCGAGGGGAGCGTGGTCTTCATTTCGCCCACCGCCGAGTTTACGCCGAAAAACGTCCAGACGAAAGAGGAGCGCACCAAGCTCGTCTTCGGCGTGAAGATCGAGATCCCCAACCCGGACGGCGAGCTCAAGCCGGGCTTGCCGGCCGATGCGACCCTCCGGGAAACCGGGGCGAAGTAG